The window GTGCTTTTGTGCTCATTCCGCAAAACAGCAGTAACGAAAATGCAATAATTAATTTGGTGAGTTTGTTTGTAAAGTTTAGCATATAATAGTTATTTAATAAATTTCCGTCCTGCTGATTATGATACTTGACTATCACACAAAAACCGGCGATTAATAAGCTTCGCGTAAGTTTTGGAAATCAGCTGTTTAAATAGTTATTTATATGGCTATGCGGGGGGAGGCTATCACTTCACTAAATAAATTGTATTGAGATTTTGAGGCAATACCTATCTTTAGGTATTTTAATATTGGCTAAGAATTATATGGAGACTATCAGGTTCGATCAAGTAAAAAAGTCGTGGCAACAAATAGCTAAGCACGATCTTAGTGATGTGCCGCCCGATTTTGAACTGGAAATTTACAAGAAACTGCTTAACACATTCCATGTAGGTTCCTATTATTACTTCATATTTAACCTGGCAAAAACCGAAGTAGAATTTGTTAGCGATTCTGTAACCGATGTGCTCGGTATCCAACCCAGCGACTTTACGCCTTTGTTTGTATTCAACAACCTTCATGCTCTCGATAGAGATCGTTTTGCTGCCAACGAGCAAAATCTGACTACTTTTTTCAGTCAGGTTGCGCCAGAAAAAGTTTTTAAGTATAAGATAAGTTATGATTACCGGCTAATGCGCAGGGACGGTAAATACATTTGGGTACATCAGCAAATGATGGCGCTGCAGAGTATGGATGACGGCGCTATCATCAGGACAATGGGGGTACATACCGATATAACCCATTTAAAAACAGAGCCAAAGCCTATTGGCATGTCCATATTAGGAATAGATGGCGAACCCTCATTTTTTAATGTTACCCCGGGTACATATTCTTTCCTGTTACCCACAGAAGCTGAAAAGTTTACACGCCGTGAAAAAGAAATTTACCGCTTGGTAGTGAATGGTTACACTACCGCTTCTATCGCAGAAAAACTTTTTATATCTGTACAAACCGTTAATACACATCGTAAAAATATCCTGCAAAAATCCGGTTGTGTTAATTGGATCGAGTTCACATCAAAAGCGCTATTAAATGGCTGGTGATCTCCAAGTTTTATTAACAGGTAACAGAAGTTATTCTGCTTATTGCGCAATGGTAACGTGATCGTGCAGTTTCGACAGATCGAGCACAATGGTACCATCATCATCCCTGTCAAAGGTGGGTTTGAATTTGGCATTCCAAACAATATCGCTAAAATAATAGGCTGCACGTGAGTGTACGGTTTGCGAAAAAGTATCATCGAACGCTTTTAGCAAAACGCTGAAACTGGCTTCAGTTCTTTTCAATTCTTCAGGGGTCATATCGCGCAGCGGGCTGTTATCGTCCAGCGGATGCACAATAGTCCAGCTAATGGTAAGAATGCTTACCTGTTTGCGTTCCAGTTCCAATGGAAAAAAACGCCTGACCGGCTTCCCGTCAACATCTTCATTGTACGAGAAAATAACCTCTATACTTAACCCTATCAAAATGTTCTTCCGCATATTTGCCAGGCGAAACATCAGGCCCTTACCATCACCCTGATAGGGAGCAACCAATATATTTTTACTATAACTGATTTTAGCCGATGGCCTTGAAAAGCGCCCGTATAACAAACCTGTAGCCAGGGCAAAGGCCAGCAAGCCCAGCATCGACTCCAGCGCGGCCACGCTGTTGGCTGCCATTCCTTTAGGACTGATATGGCCATAGCCTACTGTAGACATTGTTTGCGCCGAAAAGAAAAAGGCGTTGAAAAAATGATCGAGCCCGGTACTGCCATCGGCGCCATAAAGGTTGTCAGTCCCCAATGACATATAAATAAAAGCGAAAATGATATTCACCACCAGGTAGCCCGATAATACCAGCAGCCAAAATTTACCCCAGCCCATACGGATAAGGTTGTGATAATTATCGGCGGTGTTGAATATACTTAGCCCTTTGCGGCGTACGTTTACAGAGCCATCGCGATTAAGTAATGGCTGGCTTTTCATCACCGGTTGCGAGCCGAAACCCAGGTCGTCTTCAGGATTGAACTTTTTACGATGTAATATAGCCATGCCGTAAATTTATATAATCTGCTTGCTTTTAGTAAAAACAATTTACATATTTGCTGCATAATAAAAAATGAGAGAATTAAACAACAATTGGTGGTGGCTTAACGAGAGATCGTAAGGCAATCCCGTGTTTGTTTATATATGATATAAAAGGGTTGCCGATGGTAACCCTTTTTTTGTTACCGTCTGAACCGGGATTAAGCAGATTTACAGATAACAGGATTTGTTGATCAAAGCTTAATTGTATAAAGTTCAGGCATTTTTAAATTCGATTAAAAGGTACCCTGTTAATCCTTTAATCGTAAAAATCGAGGTTCAGATATATATGAAAAGCATTTTAAACCACTTATTCGAACATAAAACATTCAGCCACGAGCAATCGAAGGAGATACTGACCAATATTGCATTGGGTAAATATAACAATTCGCAAATGGCAGCATTTATGACGGCTTACTGCATGCGTAGCATCACGGTTGATGAACTGGAAGGCTTTCGCGACGCCATGCTTGACCTTTGCCTGCCCGTTAAACTGGCTGCTGATGAAATAATAGACCTGTGCGGCACAGGCGGCGATGGTAAGGATACTTTTAATATTTCAACATTGGCTTCATTCGTGGTAGCCGGTGCCGGGTACAAGGTAGCTAAACATGGTAATTATGGTGTATCGTCTGGTTGCGGTTCATCAAACGTGATGGAGTTTTTGGGATATCAGTTTACTAATGATACTGATATGCTAAGCCGTAATATGGATAAGGCAAATATCTGTTTCCTGCATGCGCCCTTGTTTCACCCGGCAATGAAAACCGTTGCGCCAATACGCCGTGAACTGAGTGTGAAAACGTTTTTTAATATGCTTGGCCCGCTGGTGAACCCTGCAAGGCCAAACAACCAGATGGCAGGGGTTTATAATTTGGAACTGGCCAGGTTATATGCCTACCTGTACCAAAAATCGGATGTGAAATACACGATACTGAATGCATTGGATGGTTATGACGAAGTATCATTAACCTGCGACTTTAAAACTTTCAGTAACGACGGTGAAAAAATAAATACCATAGATGCTTTGGGGTTTGAAAAACTAAACCCTGCAGAGATAGTAGGGGGGCATAGTGTGAGCGATTCGGCCAAGATATTCAGCGATGTACTGCATGGCGACGGTACTGATGCGCAGAATAACGTGGTGCTATGCAACGCGGCAATTGCCATACGCACAATAAAACCAAACACCACATTTGCCGATTGTTTTTATGAAGCTGAAGAGGCGCTATTAAACAAGAATGCATTAAAGAGTTTTGAAAAATTGATCAATAGAAACTAATGAAAATAAAAGTTTGTGGCTTACGCGAGGCCGGGAATATTGAAGCAGTAGCAGCGTTGAAGCCTGATTTTATGGGTTTTATATGGTATGCGCAATCACCGCGCTATGTTTACCGCTTGCCCGAAACTGTGTTGCGTAGTTTACCTGCCAATATTATTAAAACCGCAGTGTTTGTGAACGAGCACATTGATATTGTGAGGGCTTTGATACATCAGTTTGATTTTAACGCCGTACAACTGCATGGACAGGAAAGCCCGGAATATTGTGCCGAGTTAAAACAGGAGGTGCAAGTACTAAAGGCCTTCGGCTTAGATGAATACTTTGATTTTGAGCAGTTGAAGGCTTATGTTGGGAAGGTTGATTACTTTCTGTTTGATACCAAAACCGAAAAGCACGGCGGCTCGGGTAGGATATTTAATTGGGATGTATTGAACGAATATGATTTGGATGTCCCTTTCTTTTTGAGTGGCGGCTTAAGCCTGGATAACCTGGCCGAAATAAAAAATATTAAACATCCGGCCCTGTATGGGGTTGACCTGAATAGCCGGTTTGAAACTGCACCGGGAATAAAAAGCATTGAAAAATTGAAGCAGGCTTTTGCCTTATTAAAAAGTCAATAGATAATTGTTCATGGTTCATAGTAGCTTCTATTAACTATCAACCATGAACCATGAACTAAAAAATATGAAATACGGAGTTAACGAACAAGGCTACTATGGCGATTTTGGCGGAGCCTATATCCCCGAAATGCTATTCCCTAATGTGGAAGAGTTAAGGCAGCAATACCTTTCTATTATTAATGATGAAAGCTTTAAAGCCGAGTTTAACCAACTACTGAAAGATTATGTAGGCCGTCCTTCGCCACTATATCATGCTAAAAGGTATTCTGAAAAGTATGGCGCTAATATTTTCCTTAAACGCGAAGATCTGAACCATACGGGTTCGCACAAGATCAATAATGCTATTGGACAGATATTATTGGCCGAACGCTTAGGCAAAAAACGCATTATTGCCGAAACAGGCGCCGGCCAGCATGGGGTTGCTACCGCTACCGTTTGCGCCCTGAAAGGTATTGAATGTGTAGTTTACATGGGCGAGATAGATATTAAGCGCCAGGCGCCAAACGTTGCCCGTATGAAGATGCTGGGCGCCACCGTAGTTCCAGCAACATCGGGAAGCAAAACACTAAAGGATGCCACCAACGAAGCCATGCGCGACTGGATCAATAACCCGGTTGATACGCATTATATTATTGGTTCGGTAGTTGGGCCGTATCCTTATCCCGAAATGGTAGCCAAATTTCAATCTATTATATCCTTAGAGACCAAAAAGCAATTGCTGGAACAAACAGGGAACGAATTGCCGGATTATGTTTTAGCCTGTGTAGGCGGTGGCAGCAATGCTATGGGCATGTTCTATCATTTTTTGGATGATGAAAGCGTGAAGCTGATCGCTGTTGAAGCGGCTGGTAAAGGCGTAGATAGCGGCCATTCTGCAGCTACCACATTTTTGGGTAAAGAGGGGGTATTGCACGGCAGCCGCACCATACTAATGCAAACCGAGGACGGGCAGGTGGTTGAACCGTATTCCATCAGCGCGGGCTTGGATTATCCGGGCATTGGACCACAGCACGCGCATTTGTACAAAATTAAACGTGCCCAATATGTAAGCATTACCGATGAAGAATCGTTAGAGGCCGGTTTGCTGCTTTCACAAACCGAGGGTATTATCCCGGCCATTGAAAGTGCCCACGCTTTTGCTTACCTGGAGAAGATGCAATTTAAAAAAGACGATAACGTAGTGATATGCCTTTCGGGAAGAGGGGATAAGGATTTGGATACTTATATAAAATACTTTGGGTATTAGAAAGTCAAAAGACTAAAGCCGAAAGTCCAAAGCTTTCTCTTTCAGACTTAAGACTCAGAACTCAAAACTTAAGACTTAACATGAACCGTTTAAACAAATTATTTTCTGAGAAGAAAAACGATATACTTTCTATTTATTTCACTGCGGG of the Mucilaginibacter boryungensis genome contains:
- a CDS encoding LuxR C-terminal-related transcriptional regulator encodes the protein MRQYLSLGILILAKNYMETIRFDQVKKSWQQIAKHDLSDVPPDFELEIYKKLLNTFHVGSYYYFIFNLAKTEVEFVSDSVTDVLGIQPSDFTPLFVFNNLHALDRDRFAANEQNLTTFFSQVAPEKVFKYKISYDYRLMRRDGKYIWVHQQMMALQSMDDGAIIRTMGVHTDITHLKTEPKPIGMSILGIDGEPSFFNVTPGTYSFLLPTEAEKFTRREKEIYRLVVNGYTTASIAEKLFISVQTVNTHRKNILQKSGCVNWIEFTSKALLNGW
- a CDS encoding ion channel, with product MAILHRKKFNPEDDLGFGSQPVMKSQPLLNRDGSVNVRRKGLSIFNTADNYHNLIRMGWGKFWLLVLSGYLVVNIIFAFIYMSLGTDNLYGADGSTGLDHFFNAFFFSAQTMSTVGYGHISPKGMAANSVAALESMLGLLAFALATGLLYGRFSRPSAKISYSKNILVAPYQGDGKGLMFRLANMRKNILIGLSIEVIFSYNEDVDGKPVRRFFPLELERKQVSILTISWTIVHPLDDNSPLRDMTPEELKRTEASFSVLLKAFDDTFSQTVHSRAAYYFSDIVWNAKFKPTFDRDDDGTIVLDLSKLHDHVTIAQ
- the trpD gene encoding anthranilate phosphoribosyltransferase; this encodes MKSILNHLFEHKTFSHEQSKEILTNIALGKYNNSQMAAFMTAYCMRSITVDELEGFRDAMLDLCLPVKLAADEIIDLCGTGGDGKDTFNISTLASFVVAGAGYKVAKHGNYGVSSGCGSSNVMEFLGYQFTNDTDMLSRNMDKANICFLHAPLFHPAMKTVAPIRRELSVKTFFNMLGPLVNPARPNNQMAGVYNLELARLYAYLYQKSDVKYTILNALDGYDEVSLTCDFKTFSNDGEKINTIDALGFEKLNPAEIVGGHSVSDSAKIFSDVLHGDGTDAQNNVVLCNAAIAIRTIKPNTTFADCFYEAEEALLNKNALKSFEKLINRN
- a CDS encoding phosphoribosylanthranilate isomerase, with product MKIKVCGLREAGNIEAVAALKPDFMGFIWYAQSPRYVYRLPETVLRSLPANIIKTAVFVNEHIDIVRALIHQFDFNAVQLHGQESPEYCAELKQEVQVLKAFGLDEYFDFEQLKAYVGKVDYFLFDTKTEKHGGSGRIFNWDVLNEYDLDVPFFLSGGLSLDNLAEIKNIKHPALYGVDLNSRFETAPGIKSIEKLKQAFALLKSQ
- the trpB gene encoding tryptophan synthase subunit beta, which codes for MKYGVNEQGYYGDFGGAYIPEMLFPNVEELRQQYLSIINDESFKAEFNQLLKDYVGRPSPLYHAKRYSEKYGANIFLKREDLNHTGSHKINNAIGQILLAERLGKKRIIAETGAGQHGVATATVCALKGIECVVYMGEIDIKRQAPNVARMKMLGATVVPATSGSKTLKDATNEAMRDWINNPVDTHYIIGSVVGPYPYPEMVAKFQSIISLETKKQLLEQTGNELPDYVLACVGGGSNAMGMFYHFLDDESVKLIAVEAAGKGVDSGHSAATTFLGKEGVLHGSRTILMQTEDGQVVEPYSISAGLDYPGIGPQHAHLYKIKRAQYVSITDEESLEAGLLLSQTEGIIPAIESAHAFAYLEKMQFKKDDNVVICLSGRGDKDLDTYIKYFGY